From the Deltaproteobacteria bacterium genome, the window GACAAACGGATTCGAGTTGAAGAGCAGGGCAGCAACTTTATCTCCTTTTTGCAGGTTGAAACGCAGAAGGGAGTGGGCGAATTGGTTGGCCCGCCGGTTGAACTCCTGGAAAGTATACTTTTTATCTTCACAAAGAAGGGCTGTCCGCTCAGGAACCTTATGGGACGCCAGGGTCAGGATCTGGCCTACATTCATATCAAACTCCAT encodes:
- a CDS encoding AMP-binding protein, with product MEFDMNVGQILTLASHKVPERTALLCEDKKYTFQEFNRRANQFAHSLLRFNLQKGDKVAALLFNSNPFVEVYLGTAKAGGVFTPINFRLAADEVFYILDHSDARFFVYGEEFIPLRKRDPRQLPLNSF